The sequence below is a genomic window from Corynebacterium afermentans subsp. afermentans.
TTCCGTTCTCGAACAAACTGCTGCCGCTCTTGAATCGGCTGGTGCCGAGGTGCTGGCGCTACGATTGGACCGATGTGGTCCGTTCGCGTCGACTGTCGAGTTGGGGCATCAGTTCGGGTTCGAAGTCTCTCCCGCAGCCGCTTTGGCGAGGGCGGCTGACGATCGCGACGCCTTCCTGATTATCGACCAACTCGACGCGGTGAGTCTTGCCTCCGGACGTATGCCGGAGAGTTTCGATGTCGTTATGGATCTCATCGACGAAGCACTGTCAGTGTGCGGAATCCGTGTTGTTATGGCATGTCGCCAGTTCGACATCGATAATGATCACCGTATCCGCGCATTTGCGTCTCGTACCGACGTAACAACGGTGGAAGTCGACCGATTGTCGAAGGAGGAAGTCGAAGCGGCAGTGACAAGAATGGGACTCGACCCAGCGCGGTTAAATCCATCACAACTAGCCCTTCTGCAGACGCCGCTGCACCTTGTACTCCTGCAAACGATTTCGACTCAGGCTGACGCGCTGGCCTTCCATTCGCGCGGATCGCTCTTTGAAGCGTTTTGGGAGCGCAAGCGACAAGCAGTGCGTTCGCGGCGAGTGAATGTCAGATTCAACGACGTGGTCAGTCGGATCGCCAACGCTGCAAGCGATCTGCAAGCGCTGTCTGTCCCAATCGAGATTCTGGACGATGAGGACCTTATTGAAGACGCCAACGTCCTCGTTTCAGAACACTTGCTTGCGCAAGACGGCGGTCGCATCGCGTTCTTCCATGAAACGTTTTTCGACTACGCCTTCGCACGTCTGTGGGTGTCACGCGGGGAGTCACTCGTTGACTTCCTTCTCCGTGACGAGCAGGCACTTTTTCGACGTGCCCAGGTTCGCCAGGTCCTGCAACATCTCTACGAGCGACCGCCGGATCGTTTCCATACCGAGGTCGAATCAGTACTTACCGCTAACGACATCCGATTTCACATAAAGGAGACAGTCCTTGCCGTCGTAGCTAATCTTCTTGCGCCGACGACTGCCGATGCCGAAGTGATGGTCCGGATCGCCGCGGGACATCCGGGCTTTGAAGACCGGCTCTGGCAGCAGTTGAGTAGACCACAGTGGTTCAGGCGATTCCTTGAGGATGGTCAGATTGCTGCTTGGCTCGATGGCCCGAACGAGGGTATGCGGAATCACGCGTTGAATATGATGGCTAGTGCGGTCAAAGAGCACCCGGTATCGATCGCAAAGCTGTTAGGGGACCGCAAGGCCCAGCCGGAATATCACCGCTGGTTGCGTTGGGTCAGCCGTTTTTCGGATGTCTTTCAGAACCGAGATTTGTTCGATTTGGTGCTCGAAGGAGTTCGCGAAGGCGCCTACGATGGGGCACAGCATGAACTTTGGCTAACGATGCGCAACCTGCCTAAGCACGAACCACTTTGGGCGATCGAGTTGTTGCAGGCTCGGCTGATCGATCACGGGGATGCCCTGACGCTTAACGAGGAAGGCAAGGTGACTGTGCTCGGCATGCGAGAGTACAGCGCCGCCGAACTCGTTAGGTATACTGCACATGCTGAACCGTTGGCATTCGTGCTGGTCACGGTGCCGTATCTCCGACGAGTCATGGCGAGGACCGCGATCGAGCCTGGCGTCGACGGCCTGATTCGCGATCTGCACTTCAGCTTTCGCATCAAGGACGATGACTTCGGCAGCTACCGGCTTGATGGCATCCTGCTGGCGGCGTCGGTCCGAGCGCTGGAGAGTGTGGCAAAGAGCGCCCCTGAGGAGATCCGGTTCCTTCTCGAGGAACTGGCTTCCGATCCCTACGACGGATCGCAATTCTTGCTCTATCGAGCATTGTCAGCGGGCGCAGAGCATTTTGCCGGGTGGGCGGCGAGTCTCTTGCTCGAAGGCGGACGTCGTCTCCGTTGCGGCTATATCTCCGATTCCCTATGGGTTGCACGGGAGCTTGTCCTGGCGATTGCACCACACGTGTCCGACGAAATTCACCAGCGGCTCGAGAAGTTGTTTCGAGATTTGCCCTGCGAGTGGGGGAGTAACTGCGGCTCGGGACGCTCGGCTTTCACGTTTCTATCCGCCCTGGAAGAAGCGCGGCTTACTACGGTCGGTCAACGACTCCTCGGGGAATATCGACGGAAGTTTGGGGAGGACGCCCCCGCAGAGCCACAGGGAATTACCGGTGGTTCCATCGGTTCGCCGATCGGCCTTGGTGCCGCAAAGAAAATGAGCGATTCACAGTGGCTGAGGGCTATGTCAAAGTATGACACTGACAAGACGAATTGGGCGACCTTCACCGGCGGAGCCCATGAATTGTCCAGCGTGCTGGGCAATCAAGTAGCCGCAAACCCCGAGCGCTTCGCTAGGCTGGCGCTGCGGCTGTCCCCAGAGTTCAATGCGGCTTACCCCGGTGCGATGCTTAGGGGCTTTGGCGAGGCCGATGCGAGCGATAGCACCGCGCCGCTGATCTTCGACGCTGTCCGTCACATTGCTTCGCTGGGACAGACAGAAAATGATCGGTGGCTCGGGATGGCGCTACAAAAATACTACCGCGAAGTGCCGCTTGACCTGGTCGAACTGATTAGAGACAGCGCTGTGCACGCGCTGGATCCGGCCGATTGTTCTCCTGTGATCGTTCGGGATGGAACGGACGCACCAAGTGCCGTGGATATGCAATTGAACGGCATCAACACGGCACGAGGGAGTTTGGCCGAAGCTCTCGGCGATCTTTTGGTCACCGACAGTGACGGCAAGAGAACTGCACTGGTCGCGCCATATCTCAACGCGATGGCCGGCGATCCGGTACTCAGTGTCCGTTCGTGCGTTGCCTACACCCTCGCCGCCGCGCTACGGCATGCTCGCCCAGAGGTCATGAGGGCGTTCTCAACCCTGATCAATACTGACGATCGTCTCCTCGCCGCCGGATCTGTTCAGCATTTGATGGTCTACATCGGCAACGTGAATCCCGAGGTTATAGATCCGGTAATTCAGCGCATGTTGGCATCGGATGATGCCGAAGCTCGTGAGGCTGGTGGCGCCGTCGCGGCGTTCGCGGCGATGGAATGGGACCGCCCCGATCTTATGAAACAAGCGCTGTCGGGAGACTTTCACGCCCGAAAGGGCATCGCTGAAACCTGTGTTCAGTGTGTCGATCGCACTTCGAATGTCGAACTGGCCACGGCGACCCTAACCCGGCTTATGAACGACGAGGCGGATGGGGTGCGTAAGGAAGCGGCTACTGTGGCGCTTCACCTCCGCGAGCAACCGCTCCAGCCATTCGTTAAACTACTCGCGGCTTTGATCGACTCGCCGGCTTACGAACACGCCACGCCCCAGTTGCTGGTCACGCTACAGTACGCGCCGGATAGGGTCGATGAACTGGTCTTGAGAGCTGCAAAACGGTTCGTCGATGTCTTCGGGCACGATGCCGCGGACATTCGCACCGGCGCAGCGGGAGATGCGCATTACATCAGTGAACTGGTGGTGCGTGGGCTAGCGCAGTGCCGGGATCGTACCCACCGAGCGGAGTTGCTCGACGTTTTGGACTCTCTCTTAGAGCTTGGCGCGTACGGCATCAGTGAGGCCATAACGGATTCAGAGCGGTTATAACCGATAGCGCTCGAAAGGGCCGCGGGTTTCATTGGAGCCAATGTCTCCTGGCGGGAGAGGTTGATCCGATTCGTAACGTGGTGGAATTTAAGTTCAACGTGTAATGCCATCAACGCTCTCTGTTGCACTTGATTGACTACTCGCTGAGTGCTCACTAGTCTATCCGTGTGGATGAACGCACCAAACGACGTGTAGAACTTGAGTTAACCCAAGAGGAAGCGGCTCGGAAAGCTGGGGTATCTCTCGCCACTTGGCGCCGCTGGGAGTTAGACCCTGGCTCGGTAAGCATGAAAACTCGAGTCGCATGTGAGGATGTCCTCGAAGCTACTTCGGATTTCGAGCGAGCGCTCTCGAAATCATATGAGGCCTTCGCGGATTCATGGAAAGATTCGTCTACGCTTACGCCGAGACAGGCGTACGCAATTAGTCTGCAGCTGGATCTTTGGGCCGACACGGATATCGCGGAGTGGTTGCGGGATCCAAGTGAGCCGCTCCACGAGGTTTCGCCATTCGATCACTTCGATCTTCGTGTCATGATGCACGTGGGGGAAAATCGAGCTTGGGCAGAAGGGGTCCGGCAACGGTGTTACGTCGTTTCCGACGAGATTCAGTCCGGAACACTTCCCTTTGATCGCCCAGGGCCTCTGATCGATGAGATTTTGATCGGAGCGGCTCTCGATGGTGCACAGGGTCTTCTGGAGGATATGCCTGAACTTTTCGCCAAAATCCCGTCGCGAGATGGCATTTTTGATGATGAACATTTCGAAATCGGAGACGATGACTGGGAAGTAGTAGCTGAAGGTTTTAGTGATGCCTGTGGATCGGATGATTGGGAAATTCCACTTTGGAAATGGCACCCGCTTCTTCCGTTGGTTTTGACCCGCCGGCCGCCATTTACTTGGTTCGATTTGGGCGGGACCTCCGGGTCCGGGTAGTCCAACAGCAGGGTTGACTGATCTGTTTGTCCCGAATCGAATGCATGGTCTGAGGAGTCAGGGGGGGGGGGCAGGCTATTGGTGACTTTGGCGACGAAGCGCGATGGGGTTCTTCGCGGCTAATCAAGTAGGCTGCGGTACTGTTTTCGCGCTTTCATCGAGTGGATGATGGCTTCGGTACCGTCGTCCCAGCGAAGCACGACGATCTCGAGCGCGCAGAACTCGTTGCCCTCCGGGTCTTGCATGACCGTCCACACGAGTCCAGGCACCTTGTAGGCGGTGAGTTCGCGTGAGAACAGAAACTCGATGGCGTAGCTATTTTTGGCTTCGGTGACCCAAGCATCAACCTGATCTTCACTGATCGGCTTCCCTTGTATTGTCTTCACGGTAGTCACCGTAATGTGGAAACGCTGTGGTTGCGTAGGGTGGGAGTGTACTTGCAGTCGAGTGAGCTAAAACTTAACGTTGTGCGTTATTGACGCTTCGCGTTATGGGGGATAGGGTGAGGCATGATCCAGTCGTTCGGGAACAGAGAAACCGAGCTGGTATTCCTGCGTGAACCAGTTCCGAAACTGGATCCTCGGATCCATAAGTCGGCGAACAAAAAACTCCACCAGCTCGACGCTGCTGTATCCCTTGACTCCCTTCGCGTACCACCCGGGAATCGCCTAGAGGCTCTCAAGGGAGATAGGAAAGGGACGTTTAGTATCCGAGTGAATGACCAGTGGAGAATCACATTCCGCTGGAAGGGCGCAGGGCCCGAACAAGTGACCATTGAGGATTACCACTAAGGAACGCCATGTCGAACAAGCTGTACCCGCCGATCCATCCTGGAGAGATTCTCTTAGAAGACTTCGTTGAAGGATTCGGAATCACTCAGCACAAGCTTGCCGTGTCTATCGGGGTTCCGCCTCGCCGTATCAACGAGATTGTGCACGGTAAACGTGGAATCACGGCTGACACCGCTCTTAGGCTCGGAAAATATTTTGGGGTGGAGCCGATTTTCTGGATGAATCTGCAGAACCAGTATGAAATTGAGCTGGCGGAAGATAAGGCCCTCGCCGAGATCGAGCGGATTCAGCCGGTCCAGGCTGCCTCGGCGTAGCGCCTAATCCGCGTCCCCGGTGCTGGTCGGGACGTGCCGCGCGAGGAAATCCAGCTGCTGCGACACGTTGCGTTCGAAGGCGTCGCCGACGTAGATGTCGAAGTGCCCGCCGGGCTGCATGCACACCTCTCCCTACGGGGCTTTGCGCACGTGCCGCAGGGTGGGGCCCGGCGGCGCCAGCGAATCGTCTTCGCACACCGCGAAGTGCCCGGGGCACTGGATCTTCCGGGAGTCGCGGCCAGGGAAGTAGCGCACGATGTCGGCGCCGAAGCGGGCGGTGATGCCGGACGGCGTCTGTTCTCCCGGCGGGATCAGCGCTTCGATGCCGGCGACCGAATCCGGCGAGGTCATCAGCGCGGCGATCTTGGCCAACACCTTCCGCGGCAGCGCGAAAGTCGAGGCGAACCCGTCGGTGAACGGGCACTGGGAAATCACCGCCGCAACCCGCGGGTCGCGCGCCGCGGTGCGGATGACGTGCCCGCCGGCGAACGAGGTGCCCCACAGGACGATCCGGTCCGGGTCGACGCCGTCGAGAAGCTTCGCGTATGCGATGGCGTCGCGCCAATCCTCCAGCTGCCGGCGCACCGAAAGCAGCTGGCGCGGTTCGCCGGGGCTCGCGCCGAAGTGCCAGTAGTCGAACACCAATCAGCGGTAGCCGGCGCTGCTAAAGCGTTCGGCGAAGGCGTCGAGACGCATCTGGCGCACCCCGCCAAGGCCGTGAGCCATCACAATCATCGGCCCCGTGGTGGGGGCTGAGTCGGGTACGTACAGCCACGCGGCGCAGGATTCGCCCCCGGAGGGAAAGGTCACGTCGGTTCTTGGCATAACCCGGTCTAGGGCGGGCTCTAAGGAATCTGGGGACGCTTCCTCGTCGACTTCAACTCCGAGCGACGCTTCTTCGCCTCTCGACGGCGCCGCACCGAGCCCCTCGTCGGCTTCGTCTTCCGGCGCGGGGGAGGCGGCGGGGCGAGCGCCTCGCGTAACAGGGCGGCCAAACGGCTGCGTGCCTCGGCGCGGTTGCGGATCTGCGATCGCTGGTTCGACGCGGCCACGGTGAGGACGGTGCCGTCCAGGCGGTGCTCGAGGTTGGTAAGGGCGCGGTGGCGTTGGGCGTCGGTAAGCGATGCGCACGCGGCGATATCGATTGAAAGCTGTACCTTGCTGTCGGTGGTGTTGACGCCCTGGCCGCCCGGCCCCGACGATTTGGCGAACCGCTCCGTCAGGTCGGCGGCGGCGATGACCACGCCGCCGGGGATCCCCGGGCCGGGCGCGATGGTCAGGTCGTTCATGCCGCCCACATTACGTCTGAGCTAAGAATCGCGATAAATCTCGCGGTGGTGGCCTATCGAAAGCGCCGCGATTGTGATCGTGCCTTCATCAATGAGGGCGAGGATCCGGTACGCGCCGACGCGATATCTCCACTCGCCGGAACGATTTGCGGAGAGCCCTTTCCCAAATGCGCGCGGGTTGGTGCAGCCGTCCAAATTCTCTTTGATCCAGGTGGCGATGAGCCGCGCGTCGAAGCGGTCCATCTTCTTCAGCTGCTTGCGTGCACGGGCCGTGAACTCGAC
It includes:
- a CDS encoding helix-turn-helix domain-containing protein — protein: MDERTKRRVELELTQEEAARKAGVSLATWRRWELDPGSVSMKTRVACEDVLEATSDFERALSKSYEAFADSWKDSSTLTPRQAYAISLQLDLWADTDIAEWLRDPSEPLHEVSPFDHFDLRVMMHVGENRAWAEGVRQRCYVVSDEIQSGTLPFDRPGPLIDEILIGAALDGAQGLLEDMPELFAKIPSRDGIFDDEHFEIGDDDWEVVAEGFSDACGSDDWEIPLWKWHPLLPLVLTRRPPFTWFDLGGTSGSG
- a CDS encoding type II toxin-antitoxin system RelE/ParE family toxin, with amino-acid sequence MIQSFGNRETELVFLREPVPKLDPRIHKSANKKLHQLDAAVSLDSLRVPPGNRLEALKGDRKGTFSIRVNDQWRITFRWKGAGPEQVTIEDYH
- a CDS encoding HigA family addiction module antitoxin, whose amino-acid sequence is MSNKLYPPIHPGEILLEDFVEGFGITQHKLAVSIGVPPRRINEIVHGKRGITADTALRLGKYFGVEPIFWMNLQNQYEIELAEDKALAEIERIQPVQAASA
- the arfB gene encoding alternative ribosome rescue aminoacyl-tRNA hydrolase ArfB; this encodes MNDLTIAPGPGIPGGVVIAAADLTERFAKSSGPGGQGVNTTDSKVQLSIDIAACASLTDAQRHRALTNLEHRLDGTVLTVAASNQRSQIRNRAEARSRLAALLREALAPPPPPRRKTKPTRGSVRRRREAKKRRSELKSTRKRPQIP
- a CDS encoding type II toxin-antitoxin system RelE family toxin; protein product: MAPSGHYTVEFTARARKQLKKMDRFDARLIATWIKENLDGCTNPRAFGKGLSANRSGEWRYRVGAYRILALIDEGTITIAALSIGHHREIYRDS